One part of the Entelurus aequoreus isolate RoL-2023_Sb linkage group LG05, RoL_Eaeq_v1.1, whole genome shotgun sequence genome encodes these proteins:
- the npas2 gene encoding neuronal PAS domain-containing protein 2 isoform X3 yields the protein MGKSVSMDNLSDFGGPCPSSRREWDTSSCVDDLMDEDEKDRAKRASRNKSEKKRRDQFNVLIKELCTMLQGQGHPRKMDKSTILQRTIDFLQKQKDISAQNETCDVRQDWKPSFLSNEEFTQLMLEALDGFLVALTTDGNIIYVSDSVSSLIGHLPSDMVDQNILNFLPEREHGEVYKLLSSHMLMTDPIAADFLASDAHVEFCCHLARGNIDPKEPPVYEYVKFVGDFKFHNNVPTSSCNGVELTLPRSLQSSLEEQVCLIATVRLVTPQFVKDLCNADDPCDEFTSRHSLEWKFLFLDHRASPIIGYLPFEVLGTSGYDYYHVDDLELIAQCHKQLMQFGKGKSCYYRFLTKGQQWIWLRTHYYITYHQWNSKPEFIVCTHTVVSYAEVRAERRRAFGLEELSPPEIAPSSVKAQELYLDMCSTLDPPRDRNSGARSVSSHSSRKSSHTALSDSASATNSYTETCTPSWQAASIGSERTPARQAGSSKNLTQRQNSFDLVPQMSLPVSPPCSKHSAMLQEPQLGVMNQLKEQLEERTRILQADIKTQQQELHDIKEKLHLANLQMLLQQPVHNEFGQQPQQQGPGRPSPQSQSGVIRQLPSHPKAPSCGAHSSSPHSLLRENSSPSSTQRISRSGQVQSVSLPVQTNTSLTMPFYSNPMMFSQTNTRPLHDANQRHTDNSEFNQDGQLRSMLLNQPMQTLVPTSSGSSQPSQQCNMGIPQTLYTLDQQIITPSFSMQQVNCNAVLVPSQVFTSPIMIPHNSFISHQSQSSYQAQPQASHHSLQLQQPQQFFQMTQGLVHSGSTPAFLHTANLQQQSTVGYIQQQQQPPQSQQQQRQYQLSQNQNANVSDFRNMLTR from the exons GGCATCCCGAAACAAATCAGAAAAGAAGAGAAGAGACCAGTTCAATGTGCTCATCAAGGAGCTATGCACCATGCTGCAGGGCCAAGGCCATCCTCGCAAGATGGACAAGTCCACCATACTACAAAGAACCATTGACTTCTTgcagaaacaaaaag ATATCAGTGCACAGAATGAAACGTGTGATGTCAGACAAGACTGGAAGCCTTCATTCCTCAGCAACGAGGAGTTCACGCAGCTCATGCTAGAG GCGCTAGATGGCTTCTTGGTAGCATTAACTACGGATGGAAACATCATATACGTGTCGGACAGTGTGTCTTCCCTTATTGGACATTTGCCG TCAGATATGGTGGACCAAAATATCTTAAATTTCCTCCCGGAGCGGGAACACGGGGAGGTGTACAAGCTGCTATCATCCCATATGCTGATGACTGACCCCATTGCTGCTGACTTCTTGGCCA GTGATGCACATGTAGAATTTTGCTGTCACCTAGCCAGAGGGAACATTGATCCAAAGGAGCCGCCTGTGTACGAGTATGTCAAGTTTGTTGGAGATTTCAAATTTCATAACAATG TGCCTACATCCTCTTGTAATGGGGTTGAATTGACGTTACCAAGAAGCCTGCAATCATCGCTGGAGGAGCAGGTCTGCCTCATTGCTACTGTTCGATTAGTCACCCCGCAGTTTGTCAAG GATTTGTGTAACGCGGATGATCCTTGTGATGAATTCACATCGCGGCACAGCCTCGAATGGAAGTTCCTGTTTCTAGATCACAG AGCTTCTCCAATCATAGGATATTTACCCTTTGAGGTTCTTGGAACGTCTGGCTATGATTACTATCACGTGGATGACTTGGAGCTTATAGCGCAATGTCATAAACAAC TGATGCAGTTTGGAAAAGGTAAATCCTGCTACTATCGCTTTCTGACAAAGGGTCAGCAGTGGATTTGGTTGCGGACGCACTACTACATCACGTATCACCAGTGGAACTCCAAACCAGAGTTCATCGTGTGTACTCACACTGTTGTCAG TTATGCTGAAGTGCGAGCTGAAAGGAGGCGAGCGTTTGGCCTTGAAGAGTTGTCTCCACCTGAGATTGCTCCCTCTTCTGTGAAG GCCCAGGAACTGTACTTGGACATGTGCTCCACATTGGACCCACCACGGGACAGAAACAGCGGCGCACGTTCGGTATCCTCCCACAGCTCCCGGAAGTCCTCCCACACAGCCCTGTCAGACTCTGCAT CAGCAACAAACTCGTACACAGAGACCTGcacgccgtcatggcaggctgcTTCTATCGGCTCCGAGAGAACGCCGGCCAGACAAGCTGGGAGTTCAAAG AATTTGACCCAAAGACAAAATTCCTTTGACCTGGTCCCCCAAATGAGCCTCCCTGTTTCCCCTCCCTGCAGCAAGCACTCAGCGATG CTGCAGGAGCCTCAGCTTGGTGTCATGAACCAGCTGAAGGAACAATTGGAGGAGCGGACACGCATCCTGCAGGCTGACATTAAGACGCAGCAGCAGGAGCTCCACGACATCAAGGAGAAGCTTCACCTTGCTAATCTTCAG ATGTTGCTACAGCAGCCTGTCCACAATGAATTTGGCCAACAGCCCCAGCAACAGGGCCCAGGCAGGCCCAGCCCGCAGAGCCAATCAGGGGTCATCAGGCAGCTCCCAAGCCACCCGAAAGCACCGTCATGCGGGGCTCACAGTTCGTCCCCTCATTCGCTGCTGAGGGAGAACAGCTCTCCCTCATCAACACAG AGGATCTCCCGGAGCGGCCAGGTGCAGTCAGTGAGTTTGCCGGTGCAGACCAACACGAGTCTGACCATGCCCTTCTACAGCAACCCCATGATGTTCTCTCAGACCAACACCAGGCCTCTACACGATGCAAACCAAAGACACACGGACAACAGCGAGTTTAACCAAGATGGACAACTACG CAGCATGCTCCTCAACCAGCCAATGCAGACGCTGGTTCCCACCAGCAGCGGGTCCTCGCAGCCTTCCCAGCAGTGCAACATGGGCATTCCCCAGACCCT ATACACCTTGGATCAGCAGATCATCACGCCTTCATTCTCCATGCAACAGGTCAACTGCAACGCCGTGCTCGTGCCGTCTCAGGTCTTCACGTCGCCCATCATGATCCCGCACAACAGTTTCATCTCCCACCAGTCGCAGTCAAGCTACCAGGCTCAGCCTCAGGCCTCACATCACTCCCTACAGCTGCAGCAGCCTCAGCAGTTCTTTCAG ATGACTCAAGGACTTGTGCACAGCGGGTCGACTCCAGCGTTCTTACACACCGCCAACCTCCAGCAGCAAAGCACCGTGGGATACATCCAGCAGCAACAGCAGCCGCCGCAATCACAGCAGCAACAAAGACAATACCAACTTTCCCAAAACCAGAATGCGAACGTTTCAGACTTCAGAAATATGCTAACGCGGTAG
- the npas2 gene encoding neuronal PAS domain-containing protein 2 isoform X1 gives MGKSVSMDNLSDFGGPCPSSRREWDTSSCVDDLMDEDEKDRAKRASRNKSEKKRRDQFNVLIKELCTMLQGQGHPRKMDKSTILQRTIDFLQKQKDISAQNETCDVRQDWKPSFLSNEEFTQLMLEALDGFLVALTTDGNIIYVSDSVSSLIGHLPSDMVDQNILNFLPEREHGEVYKLLSSHMLMTDPIAADFLASDAHVEFCCHLARGNIDPKEPPVYEYVKFVGDFKFHNNVPTSSCNGVELTLPRSLQSSLEEQVCLIATVRLVTPQFVKDLCNADDPCDEFTSRHSLEWKFLFLDHRASPIIGYLPFEVLGTSGYDYYHVDDLELIAQCHKQLMQFGKGKSCYYRFLTKGQQWIWLRTHYYITYHQWNSKPEFIVCTHTVVSYAEVRAERRRAFGLEELSPPEIAPSSVKAQELYLDMCSTLDPPRDRNSGARSVSSHSSRKSSHTALSDSASATNSYTETCTPSWQAASIGSERTPARQAGSSKNLTQRQNSFDLVPQMSLPVSPPCSKHSAMQTQQQQQQQQSPSSSVFQLQEPQLGVMNQLKEQLEERTRILQADIKTQQQELHDIKEKLHLANLQMLLQQPVHNEFGQQPQQQGPGRPSPQSQSGVIRQLPSHPKAPSCGAHSSSPHSLLRENSSPSSTQRISRSGQVQSVSLPVQTNTSLTMPFYSNPMMFSQTNTRPLHDANQRHTDNSEFNQDGQLRSMLLNQPMQTLVPTSSGSSQPSQQCNMGIPQTLYTLDQQIITPSFSMQQVNCNAVLVPSQVFTSPIMIPHNSFISHQSQSSYQAQPQASHHSLQLQQPQQFFQMTQGLVHSGSTPAFLHTANLQQQSTVGYIQQQQQPPQSQQQQRQYQLSQNQNANVSDFRNMLTR, from the exons GGCATCCCGAAACAAATCAGAAAAGAAGAGAAGAGACCAGTTCAATGTGCTCATCAAGGAGCTATGCACCATGCTGCAGGGCCAAGGCCATCCTCGCAAGATGGACAAGTCCACCATACTACAAAGAACCATTGACTTCTTgcagaaacaaaaag ATATCAGTGCACAGAATGAAACGTGTGATGTCAGACAAGACTGGAAGCCTTCATTCCTCAGCAACGAGGAGTTCACGCAGCTCATGCTAGAG GCGCTAGATGGCTTCTTGGTAGCATTAACTACGGATGGAAACATCATATACGTGTCGGACAGTGTGTCTTCCCTTATTGGACATTTGCCG TCAGATATGGTGGACCAAAATATCTTAAATTTCCTCCCGGAGCGGGAACACGGGGAGGTGTACAAGCTGCTATCATCCCATATGCTGATGACTGACCCCATTGCTGCTGACTTCTTGGCCA GTGATGCACATGTAGAATTTTGCTGTCACCTAGCCAGAGGGAACATTGATCCAAAGGAGCCGCCTGTGTACGAGTATGTCAAGTTTGTTGGAGATTTCAAATTTCATAACAATG TGCCTACATCCTCTTGTAATGGGGTTGAATTGACGTTACCAAGAAGCCTGCAATCATCGCTGGAGGAGCAGGTCTGCCTCATTGCTACTGTTCGATTAGTCACCCCGCAGTTTGTCAAG GATTTGTGTAACGCGGATGATCCTTGTGATGAATTCACATCGCGGCACAGCCTCGAATGGAAGTTCCTGTTTCTAGATCACAG AGCTTCTCCAATCATAGGATATTTACCCTTTGAGGTTCTTGGAACGTCTGGCTATGATTACTATCACGTGGATGACTTGGAGCTTATAGCGCAATGTCATAAACAAC TGATGCAGTTTGGAAAAGGTAAATCCTGCTACTATCGCTTTCTGACAAAGGGTCAGCAGTGGATTTGGTTGCGGACGCACTACTACATCACGTATCACCAGTGGAACTCCAAACCAGAGTTCATCGTGTGTACTCACACTGTTGTCAG TTATGCTGAAGTGCGAGCTGAAAGGAGGCGAGCGTTTGGCCTTGAAGAGTTGTCTCCACCTGAGATTGCTCCCTCTTCTGTGAAG GCCCAGGAACTGTACTTGGACATGTGCTCCACATTGGACCCACCACGGGACAGAAACAGCGGCGCACGTTCGGTATCCTCCCACAGCTCCCGGAAGTCCTCCCACACAGCCCTGTCAGACTCTGCAT CAGCAACAAACTCGTACACAGAGACCTGcacgccgtcatggcaggctgcTTCTATCGGCTCCGAGAGAACGCCGGCCAGACAAGCTGGGAGTTCAAAG AATTTGACCCAAAGACAAAATTCCTTTGACCTGGTCCCCCAAATGAGCCTCCCTGTTTCCCCTCCCTGCAGCAAGCACTCAGCGATG CAaacgcagcagcagcagcagcagcagcagtcacCGTCGTCATCTGTGTTCCAGCTGCAGGAGCCTCAGCTTGGTGTCATGAACCAGCTGAAGGAACAATTGGAGGAGCGGACACGCATCCTGCAGGCTGACATTAAGACGCAGCAGCAGGAGCTCCACGACATCAAGGAGAAGCTTCACCTTGCTAATCTTCAG ATGTTGCTACAGCAGCCTGTCCACAATGAATTTGGCCAACAGCCCCAGCAACAGGGCCCAGGCAGGCCCAGCCCGCAGAGCCAATCAGGGGTCATCAGGCAGCTCCCAAGCCACCCGAAAGCACCGTCATGCGGGGCTCACAGTTCGTCCCCTCATTCGCTGCTGAGGGAGAACAGCTCTCCCTCATCAACACAG AGGATCTCCCGGAGCGGCCAGGTGCAGTCAGTGAGTTTGCCGGTGCAGACCAACACGAGTCTGACCATGCCCTTCTACAGCAACCCCATGATGTTCTCTCAGACCAACACCAGGCCTCTACACGATGCAAACCAAAGACACACGGACAACAGCGAGTTTAACCAAGATGGACAACTACG CAGCATGCTCCTCAACCAGCCAATGCAGACGCTGGTTCCCACCAGCAGCGGGTCCTCGCAGCCTTCCCAGCAGTGCAACATGGGCATTCCCCAGACCCT ATACACCTTGGATCAGCAGATCATCACGCCTTCATTCTCCATGCAACAGGTCAACTGCAACGCCGTGCTCGTGCCGTCTCAGGTCTTCACGTCGCCCATCATGATCCCGCACAACAGTTTCATCTCCCACCAGTCGCAGTCAAGCTACCAGGCTCAGCCTCAGGCCTCACATCACTCCCTACAGCTGCAGCAGCCTCAGCAGTTCTTTCAG ATGACTCAAGGACTTGTGCACAGCGGGTCGACTCCAGCGTTCTTACACACCGCCAACCTCCAGCAGCAAAGCACCGTGGGATACATCCAGCAGCAACAGCAGCCGCCGCAATCACAGCAGCAACAAAGACAATACCAACTTTCCCAAAACCAGAATGCGAACGTTTCAGACTTCAGAAATATGCTAACGCGGTAG
- the npas2 gene encoding neuronal PAS domain-containing protein 2 isoform X5, with protein sequence MGKSVSMDNLSDFGGPCPSSRREWDTSSCVDDLMDEDEKDRAKRASRNKSEKKRRDQFNVLIKELCTMLQGQGHPRKMDKSTILQRTIDFLQKQKDISAQNETCDVRQDWKPSFLSNEEFTQLMLEALDGFLVALTTDGNIIYVSDSVSSLIGHLPSDMVDQNILNFLPEREHGEVYKLLSSHMLMTDPIAADFLASDAHVEFCCHLARGNIDPKEPPVYEYVKFVGDFKFHNNVPTSSCNGVELTLPRSLQSSLEEQVCLIATVRLVTPQFVKDLCNADDPCDEFTSRHSLEWKFLFLDHRASPIIGYLPFEVLGTSGYDYYHVDDLELIAQCHKQLMQFGKGKSCYYRFLTKGQQWIWLRTHYYITYHQWNSKPEFIVCTHTVVSYAEVRAERRRAFGLEELSPPEIAPSSVKAQELYLDMCSTLDPPRDRNSGARSVSSHSSRKSSHTALSDSASATNSYTETCTPSWQAASIGSERTPARQAGSSKQTQQQQQQQQSPSSSVFQLQEPQLGVMNQLKEQLEERTRILQADIKTQQQELHDIKEKLHLANLQMLLQQPVHNEFGQQPQQQGPGRPSPQSQSGVIRQLPSHPKAPSCGAHSSSPHSLLRENSSPSSTQRISRSGQVQSVSLPVQTNTSLTMPFYSNPMMFSQTNTRPLHDANQRHTDNSEFNQDGQLRSMLLNQPMQTLVPTSSGSSQPSQQCNMGIPQTLYTLDQQIITPSFSMQQVNCNAVLVPSQVFTSPIMIPHNSFISHQSQSSYQAQPQASHHSLQLQQPQQFFQMTQGLVHSGSTPAFLHTANLQQQSTVGYIQQQQQPPQSQQQQRQYQLSQNQNANVSDFRNMLTR encoded by the exons GGCATCCCGAAACAAATCAGAAAAGAAGAGAAGAGACCAGTTCAATGTGCTCATCAAGGAGCTATGCACCATGCTGCAGGGCCAAGGCCATCCTCGCAAGATGGACAAGTCCACCATACTACAAAGAACCATTGACTTCTTgcagaaacaaaaag ATATCAGTGCACAGAATGAAACGTGTGATGTCAGACAAGACTGGAAGCCTTCATTCCTCAGCAACGAGGAGTTCACGCAGCTCATGCTAGAG GCGCTAGATGGCTTCTTGGTAGCATTAACTACGGATGGAAACATCATATACGTGTCGGACAGTGTGTCTTCCCTTATTGGACATTTGCCG TCAGATATGGTGGACCAAAATATCTTAAATTTCCTCCCGGAGCGGGAACACGGGGAGGTGTACAAGCTGCTATCATCCCATATGCTGATGACTGACCCCATTGCTGCTGACTTCTTGGCCA GTGATGCACATGTAGAATTTTGCTGTCACCTAGCCAGAGGGAACATTGATCCAAAGGAGCCGCCTGTGTACGAGTATGTCAAGTTTGTTGGAGATTTCAAATTTCATAACAATG TGCCTACATCCTCTTGTAATGGGGTTGAATTGACGTTACCAAGAAGCCTGCAATCATCGCTGGAGGAGCAGGTCTGCCTCATTGCTACTGTTCGATTAGTCACCCCGCAGTTTGTCAAG GATTTGTGTAACGCGGATGATCCTTGTGATGAATTCACATCGCGGCACAGCCTCGAATGGAAGTTCCTGTTTCTAGATCACAG AGCTTCTCCAATCATAGGATATTTACCCTTTGAGGTTCTTGGAACGTCTGGCTATGATTACTATCACGTGGATGACTTGGAGCTTATAGCGCAATGTCATAAACAAC TGATGCAGTTTGGAAAAGGTAAATCCTGCTACTATCGCTTTCTGACAAAGGGTCAGCAGTGGATTTGGTTGCGGACGCACTACTACATCACGTATCACCAGTGGAACTCCAAACCAGAGTTCATCGTGTGTACTCACACTGTTGTCAG TTATGCTGAAGTGCGAGCTGAAAGGAGGCGAGCGTTTGGCCTTGAAGAGTTGTCTCCACCTGAGATTGCTCCCTCTTCTGTGAAG GCCCAGGAACTGTACTTGGACATGTGCTCCACATTGGACCCACCACGGGACAGAAACAGCGGCGCACGTTCGGTATCCTCCCACAGCTCCCGGAAGTCCTCCCACACAGCCCTGTCAGACTCTGCAT CAGCAACAAACTCGTACACAGAGACCTGcacgccgtcatggcaggctgcTTCTATCGGCTCCGAGAGAACGCCGGCCAGACAAGCTGGGAGTTCAAAG CAaacgcagcagcagcagcagcagcagcagtcacCGTCGTCATCTGTGTTCCAGCTGCAGGAGCCTCAGCTTGGTGTCATGAACCAGCTGAAGGAACAATTGGAGGAGCGGACACGCATCCTGCAGGCTGACATTAAGACGCAGCAGCAGGAGCTCCACGACATCAAGGAGAAGCTTCACCTTGCTAATCTTCAG ATGTTGCTACAGCAGCCTGTCCACAATGAATTTGGCCAACAGCCCCAGCAACAGGGCCCAGGCAGGCCCAGCCCGCAGAGCCAATCAGGGGTCATCAGGCAGCTCCCAAGCCACCCGAAAGCACCGTCATGCGGGGCTCACAGTTCGTCCCCTCATTCGCTGCTGAGGGAGAACAGCTCTCCCTCATCAACACAG AGGATCTCCCGGAGCGGCCAGGTGCAGTCAGTGAGTTTGCCGGTGCAGACCAACACGAGTCTGACCATGCCCTTCTACAGCAACCCCATGATGTTCTCTCAGACCAACACCAGGCCTCTACACGATGCAAACCAAAGACACACGGACAACAGCGAGTTTAACCAAGATGGACAACTACG CAGCATGCTCCTCAACCAGCCAATGCAGACGCTGGTTCCCACCAGCAGCGGGTCCTCGCAGCCTTCCCAGCAGTGCAACATGGGCATTCCCCAGACCCT ATACACCTTGGATCAGCAGATCATCACGCCTTCATTCTCCATGCAACAGGTCAACTGCAACGCCGTGCTCGTGCCGTCTCAGGTCTTCACGTCGCCCATCATGATCCCGCACAACAGTTTCATCTCCCACCAGTCGCAGTCAAGCTACCAGGCTCAGCCTCAGGCCTCACATCACTCCCTACAGCTGCAGCAGCCTCAGCAGTTCTTTCAG ATGACTCAAGGACTTGTGCACAGCGGGTCGACTCCAGCGTTCTTACACACCGCCAACCTCCAGCAGCAAAGCACCGTGGGATACATCCAGCAGCAACAGCAGCCGCCGCAATCACAGCAGCAACAAAGACAATACCAACTTTCCCAAAACCAGAATGCGAACGTTTCAGACTTCAGAAATATGCTAACGCGGTAG
- the npas2 gene encoding neuronal PAS domain-containing protein 2 isoform X2 — protein sequence MGKSVSMDNLSDFGGPCPSSRREWDTSSCVDDLMDEDEKDRAKRASRNKSEKKRRDQFNVLIKELCTMLQGQGHPRKMDKSTILQRTIDFLQKQKDISAQNETCDVRQDWKPSFLSNEEFTQLMLEALDGFLVALTTDGNIIYVSDSVSSLIGHLPSDMVDQNILNFLPEREHGEVYKLLSSHMLMTDPIAADFLASDAHVEFCCHLARGNIDPKEPPVYEYVKFVGDFKFHNNVPTSSCNGVELTLPRSLQSSLEEQVCLIATVRLVTPQFVKDLCNADDPCDEFTSRHSLEWKFLFLDHRASPIIGYLPFEVLGTSGYDYYHVDDLELIAQCHKQLMQFGKGKSCYYRFLTKGQQWIWLRTHYYITYHQWNSKPEFIVCTHTVVSYAEVRAERRRAFGLEELSPPEIAPSSVKAQELYLDMCSTLDPPRDRNSGARSVSSHSSRKSSHTALSDSASATNSYTETCTPSWQAASIGSERTPARQAGSSKNLTQRQNSFDLVPQMSLPVSPPCSKHSAMQTQQQQQQQQSPSSSVFQLQEPQLGVMNQLKEQLEERTRILQADIKTQQQELHDIKEKLHLANLQMLLQQPVHNEFGQQPQQQGPGRPSPQSQSGVIRQLPSHPKAPSCGAHSSSPHSLLRENSSPSSTQRISRSGQVQSVSLPVQTNTSLTMPFYSNPMMFSQTNTRPLHDANQRHTDNSEFNQDGQLRMLLNQPMQTLVPTSSGSSQPSQQCNMGIPQTLYTLDQQIITPSFSMQQVNCNAVLVPSQVFTSPIMIPHNSFISHQSQSSYQAQPQASHHSLQLQQPQQFFQMTQGLVHSGSTPAFLHTANLQQQSTVGYIQQQQQPPQSQQQQRQYQLSQNQNANVSDFRNMLTR from the exons GGCATCCCGAAACAAATCAGAAAAGAAGAGAAGAGACCAGTTCAATGTGCTCATCAAGGAGCTATGCACCATGCTGCAGGGCCAAGGCCATCCTCGCAAGATGGACAAGTCCACCATACTACAAAGAACCATTGACTTCTTgcagaaacaaaaag ATATCAGTGCACAGAATGAAACGTGTGATGTCAGACAAGACTGGAAGCCTTCATTCCTCAGCAACGAGGAGTTCACGCAGCTCATGCTAGAG GCGCTAGATGGCTTCTTGGTAGCATTAACTACGGATGGAAACATCATATACGTGTCGGACAGTGTGTCTTCCCTTATTGGACATTTGCCG TCAGATATGGTGGACCAAAATATCTTAAATTTCCTCCCGGAGCGGGAACACGGGGAGGTGTACAAGCTGCTATCATCCCATATGCTGATGACTGACCCCATTGCTGCTGACTTCTTGGCCA GTGATGCACATGTAGAATTTTGCTGTCACCTAGCCAGAGGGAACATTGATCCAAAGGAGCCGCCTGTGTACGAGTATGTCAAGTTTGTTGGAGATTTCAAATTTCATAACAATG TGCCTACATCCTCTTGTAATGGGGTTGAATTGACGTTACCAAGAAGCCTGCAATCATCGCTGGAGGAGCAGGTCTGCCTCATTGCTACTGTTCGATTAGTCACCCCGCAGTTTGTCAAG GATTTGTGTAACGCGGATGATCCTTGTGATGAATTCACATCGCGGCACAGCCTCGAATGGAAGTTCCTGTTTCTAGATCACAG AGCTTCTCCAATCATAGGATATTTACCCTTTGAGGTTCTTGGAACGTCTGGCTATGATTACTATCACGTGGATGACTTGGAGCTTATAGCGCAATGTCATAAACAAC TGATGCAGTTTGGAAAAGGTAAATCCTGCTACTATCGCTTTCTGACAAAGGGTCAGCAGTGGATTTGGTTGCGGACGCACTACTACATCACGTATCACCAGTGGAACTCCAAACCAGAGTTCATCGTGTGTACTCACACTGTTGTCAG TTATGCTGAAGTGCGAGCTGAAAGGAGGCGAGCGTTTGGCCTTGAAGAGTTGTCTCCACCTGAGATTGCTCCCTCTTCTGTGAAG GCCCAGGAACTGTACTTGGACATGTGCTCCACATTGGACCCACCACGGGACAGAAACAGCGGCGCACGTTCGGTATCCTCCCACAGCTCCCGGAAGTCCTCCCACACAGCCCTGTCAGACTCTGCAT CAGCAACAAACTCGTACACAGAGACCTGcacgccgtcatggcaggctgcTTCTATCGGCTCCGAGAGAACGCCGGCCAGACAAGCTGGGAGTTCAAAG AATTTGACCCAAAGACAAAATTCCTTTGACCTGGTCCCCCAAATGAGCCTCCCTGTTTCCCCTCCCTGCAGCAAGCACTCAGCGATG CAaacgcagcagcagcagcagcagcagcagtcacCGTCGTCATCTGTGTTCCAGCTGCAGGAGCCTCAGCTTGGTGTCATGAACCAGCTGAAGGAACAATTGGAGGAGCGGACACGCATCCTGCAGGCTGACATTAAGACGCAGCAGCAGGAGCTCCACGACATCAAGGAGAAGCTTCACCTTGCTAATCTTCAG ATGTTGCTACAGCAGCCTGTCCACAATGAATTTGGCCAACAGCCCCAGCAACAGGGCCCAGGCAGGCCCAGCCCGCAGAGCCAATCAGGGGTCATCAGGCAGCTCCCAAGCCACCCGAAAGCACCGTCATGCGGGGCTCACAGTTCGTCCCCTCATTCGCTGCTGAGGGAGAACAGCTCTCCCTCATCAACACAG AGGATCTCCCGGAGCGGCCAGGTGCAGTCAGTGAGTTTGCCGGTGCAGACCAACACGAGTCTGACCATGCCCTTCTACAGCAACCCCATGATGTTCTCTCAGACCAACACCAGGCCTCTACACGATGCAAACCAAAGACACACGGACAACAGCGAGTTTAACCAAGATGGACAACTACG CATGCTCCTCAACCAGCCAATGCAGACGCTGGTTCCCACCAGCAGCGGGTCCTCGCAGCCTTCCCAGCAGTGCAACATGGGCATTCCCCAGACCCT ATACACCTTGGATCAGCAGATCATCACGCCTTCATTCTCCATGCAACAGGTCAACTGCAACGCCGTGCTCGTGCCGTCTCAGGTCTTCACGTCGCCCATCATGATCCCGCACAACAGTTTCATCTCCCACCAGTCGCAGTCAAGCTACCAGGCTCAGCCTCAGGCCTCACATCACTCCCTACAGCTGCAGCAGCCTCAGCAGTTCTTTCAG ATGACTCAAGGACTTGTGCACAGCGGGTCGACTCCAGCGTTCTTACACACCGCCAACCTCCAGCAGCAAAGCACCGTGGGATACATCCAGCAGCAACAGCAGCCGCCGCAATCACAGCAGCAACAAAGACAATACCAACTTTCCCAAAACCAGAATGCGAACGTTTCAGACTTCAGAAATATGCTAACGCGGTAG